TTTCTTCGGTATTGTTCTTGTCTTTTATGTTCTTGGGCTTGTCGGAAGCTAGAGTGTATCTAGTCGGAGGGAAAAACAATGGGTGGAGAACTCCTTCTTCGGAAGCCGATTCTCTCAATCGCTGGTCGGAGAAATCACGTTTCCTCATCGGCGATTCTCTGGGTACGTGCAGAGTTTCAACAAATCGAATCAAATTAGTTGTTGCCGTTATAGAGattgttgtttttatttttttattttttgggaaATTCTGATCTTTTTTACTTCGAGGTTGCAGTGTTTGAATACGATGGCTCGAAAGACTCGGTTTTGCTAGTGACTAAAGGAGACTACCTGGCATGCAACACGTCGAGTCCTATCGAAAGCTACAGCGGTGGAAACACGACAGTGAAGCTGGAGAGATCAGGGCCATACTACTTTATCAGTGGGGAGCAGGGCAACTGCGTGAATGGACAGAAGGTTATTGTGGTGGTGATATCCGAAAGGCACAACCGATTTATTGGTGGCTCTCCAGCTCCTTCCCCGGAGGAGGGTATGAGCCCGGCCCCCTTGCCAACTAGTGGTGGTGAGATGCCAAAGGGTGGACTTGTGGTGGGTTTCGTGGTGGCTCTAGTGGCTTCTTTGTAATGTGAGTGAGGAGAGCCTGGGGGGATGGTCGAATTTAGATGGATTTTTTGGTTTAAGGGATTAATATTAGTTTATTTTTAAAGTTCTATGTAATTGAGAGTTCATATGAATTAATTAATAGCAATTTATTTACTGGTTTCTTACCATTTTTTTCTCTACTTTGTGGTTTGATAATTGAAGTTTTGTTCCATAGTATCTGATTATTGTgaataaaataaacaagaaaatgtaCTGAAAAGCAGGGGTGCATTGCCCGATGAGGAATGTATGTTGTCTGCCGCctttcattttcagaaaaaaagACATGCTAGAAGGACAGTAGTTCGGAACTTtatctaaaattttgaaattggtGAGATcggtaatatatatttttaaaggatGAAACTTAATAATAAAAAGCTCCCTAGATAGTTCATTCTCCTTCACGAATGATTCTTGTACAAACCAAATTTCTTGAAAAAGAACCAATCCGAACAAGTTTAGTGCTAATAAGCTTGAACGACGAAATAATTTGAATTTCCATTAGTATTCTATAACAGCTCGATGACAACAAAATTGTGTCAATACTCATATGATTATGGTTTTATTTAAGTCGTACAATACAAGGGTACCTTGTTGTTTTGTCTAACCAATTCGTGAAGATCGTGAACTATCTTAAAAACGGCGTCTGGTCTGGCAAGCCTCAGTGCATTTTGAGACATGGCTATGAGTTCGCCTCTTTTGGGACCAAACCATTGCGAAACGATGTTGGCTATCTCCTTCGGACACTTTGAGAATTTCCCACATCCATTTTTAACAACGTATGGGACATTCCCAGCCTCCTGCAACAGAGTACAAATCGAATTAAAATCAATATATTCGAaagcaaaatttatttatttttgggttAGCGTCACTCACAATGAAAGTGAGCACATTTGAAACAGGCAACTTAGTACAGAATTATCATAAATAGGTGATTGttttagagaaaaaaaaaactctcaAGGAGCAAAATTTACACGTTTAGGACATACAAGCAGATGAAAACTAATTTATTACCTGTCCAGCAATATAACCATTTAGGACTATAGGAAGTCCTCGAATCATAGCCTCCGCGATTGTTCCAGGGCCAGCCTGCAGAATATCCAATTTTTCAGATAGGCAACGTCGATTGTTTCCAATAAATATGATCTTTTTCCAGCCATGGAGATAATAGGGGCGGGGAAGTTTATTTACAGTCTCGATTATTATACCTTAGTTATAATGCAATCGCAGGCACCCATGTACTCCTCCATCTTGGTGACAAAACCCTTCACCTAAAATGCACACATATTTTGTAGGTAAGTGACTGGCAAAAAGGGCTGGACCCACCACGAGGAAGGCAAGGCGGAAATATGTTCAAACATCATAAATAATCTCTTGAAAGCATGAGTTTGACAACCCTCCTTTTATAATATAACTAAAGTCACACCCCACCCTAGCTCTATATAGCAAGAACCTATTTTGAGAGATGGGAGCAAAGAATCGCAAACCCAATGTGAGTATTCCGATAAAACATTTACCTGGACGTTAATCTTCCACTCAATGGATTGCAACTTGTTGGCAAGTTTTTTATTTCGGCCACAAATCACAAGAACCTGGCCTATTGCTTCTCCATTAACTTCATCATATAATGCATCCCCAAGAGCACGAGCTGTGGACTCAATGGGACCCATTCCTTCACCACCACCCATCAGCAAGACGGTAGGAAGGTCCTCATCCAATCCAATCTCCTTCTTCAATTCATTCTACAGTATAAAAACATATTTCTATTGGTGTAAGATTATATGGTTATCAATCAAACAACAAAAACACAGCAACCTGTAGCACATATGCATACATACAAAGTCAGAGATCCTAATTACAAAATCCTGAATATCTGTTATCCACTTGGGGAAGAACAAAACcaattttaatgaaaaagacAAATATTTTTAACTGAATTATCATCCATCATGGATTTAATTTCTTATGAGAAGTAGCATAGAGTGCGTTTGAAAACAAAAGTTTGTTGGATGAGACCACTTCTGCTAAAAAAGCAGATAAGGTTTGGTAACTATTTTCCATGAACAAAAATACCAAACTGCGGATATGACAGAATACAGATACTTATGCTGAAAATTTATACAAAATGAGGGTGACATGATTGGTTTATGCATGCACACACAACCTGCATATATAACTATATAACTACATTAAATATTGCAGAGATTTACaattataatacatatacaaataTTTATGGGTTCAAATgcaatattaaaatatatcaaTAGGAATTTTCATAGATCATATTGGATACATCAAAACAAGATTCATAAATGCTTTGGATATCCTTTGACATATACTTTTATTTAAGCCTAATAGAAGCATCTGTTGTATATCTGTCAAATGTCAAATAGTACCCATATCCGGAAAGTATCTGATACGAAATAGGTCAGCGGCCATTTTAGAAGTATTTGCACATCATAGCTGACGTGTTTTCGTaggtttaaaaatatgtttcagAAAATGTATTTTGGAAGAATGTATTGAAAAATGCAATTATATGTTAGGGAGACACAAACAATATGTTTTTGAAAGGCGAGgatgaaaatattttcagaaaaacgATTATCAGACATTCTTAGAGACGGTAGAGTGTTTTCAGTAgttcatttttttaaagaaaaaatatacatatatgtatataaaaagCCAAAGGACAGAAAATCCGGCTTTTGCATctactttattttaaaagctaaaAAGAGCTTTCTCCCACAATTCTCTGCGAACAAGAAAATAATTCTGCCTGTTGCAAAATCCTCTGAAATAACCCATGCTCAATGAACTTCTTTTTTGAGCCAAGTATCTATGTATCTGGACTATCCCGAATTTTACTTTCAGCTGTCCAAATATGACCAAATAATAGTTTTGACTTTAAGATGATGCTCAAATTAACCTTTCCTTTTTTCCTCTAAAATTTCACTGAAAATTTGGGGAAAAAATTACTAAACAGAAAAAaagcaaaagaaaaatgagCCTACCTTCGAGCAAACAGGCTTTACAAATGAGGGCCGTACAGGAAGGCCGTAAACCTTAATTTGAGAAGACCGAAGACCAGCTCTTTGTGCTCGTTTTGCTACCTCTTGTGACGGGCAATAGCATCTTGTCACAAGCTTGTGAAACCTACCATGCAACAACAGAACAAATCAAATATCTACACTGAATCCCGCATAATATACATAACATAAAAAATGGCTGCTACACATACCATGTCGGATGACAAGTGCTCAAATCCGTGACTACAGTGGTAAAAACGATCTTCTTTAAGAGGCCCTTTGTCTTCAAAACGCGAAGGGGGACATGTTGCATTAAAGGATGAACGCTGATGATAATATCTGGTTTGTATTTCATCAGTCCTTTGGCAACCTCTCTAGCAACAGTTTTTTAAAGAAGATCAAAATAATTTTGAGGGACAAAACAGAATATTATGATGTAGCAGCCTAAGGATCAAGAAAAAGAAACAGTAAACAAAGTGGCCTGGGTGACACCAATATTACAAAATCTGCAAGCCGAGGTCATTGATGGAAAacgaaataaaaataatttcacgTGGCAATTGATAAAGAAGAAATCATCAAGGTTCAACAATGCATGTTGATCACAAAGGCACTGAAAGCTGAAGCCAATATTTTGGTAATATCACATAAATAAGTTTCAACATCTTGAGTTCCATGACTCTGCGACAGCAGAgataggaaaataaaattattccaGTAGTCAAAAGGAAGAAACACATATACTTTTCCTATTTACACCAGGAAAATAAATAGAATATCAATTCACATATGGAAAAAAAATGCACAACTCAAATTACATGAAGTGAAGAATGACTGAAGCTATTTACGTGCTACACAAGATGAAATTACAATCAGCGCGGGTTTATCCATAAGCCAAACACATTTATAACGAATGAAAAGTGATACCTTTTGTTTGTGGACTGTGGTGCAATTAAACAACCACACTCAAATATATCATGGTTAATAAAAGAGAAAAGTAGGCTCACCGGGCTATAAAAGTTCCGGTTGCAGCAAAATTGGACTGATGAATAAGACGGGGAGCAGTGAAATAATATGTCAATCTCCACAATGAACCATGTTTCACGAGAAAGTTGTAAGTCTTTGGCAACTGATTAAAAGGCCATGGGGTGTGATCTGTCCACAAATCAGTGATAAATACCTACACAACAAACTATAATAAATAACTATCATACAAGATTCACAACACAAAGCAACAACATTGAGCCAtgacaataaaaaaaatccatCAATGGTAAAGCAACGAGGTGTTCGAGCTTGGAAATGTACAAAACATCAACTACCTCATGCCATAGGTCTGCAACCTAGCAACAAACCAATCATGCCAACTTACCAATCGTTTTCACACAAAAATCACCACAAATTAATCAACTATGCAGGGACTAAATCGAGAATTTTAATCGGGCGAAGCCACTATGTTTAATGCTTCTAAGAAATTAAAAAACATGGAATGTTGATATTTTCTGACAGGATATAATAACTAGAACTTCTGTTTTTActctataaataatttaatgtaATCTCCTTCATCATATGAGAAATGATACTAGAAAATTGTTCCAAAATCTCTCTAATGTCTCAGTTTCTGTTGCCTATTCTTTTATGGGGTCGTCCCAAGCTCGAAGGTACAAGCTCTCCGGAGTCCTACCATTTTCAGAAGTGGGCACCGTCCATTATTATTTCAATCCTGCAATCAAACAGAATTATCTGTTCAAACAAGTCAAACACTGACCTGATACTCGTCTCCAAATTCTTCGTTAAAAGCAGCCCTTATAGCCTCTGCAGAAGCTCGATGACCCCCACCAGTATCACTCATCAAAATCAAAACTTTTTTTGGAGAATTAGAGACGACATTATTGAACGACCCTTCTTCAGACTTCTCCAAAACCCCATTCCCATCATCCTTGAACCCGTTGTTTCCCGCGGAATCAAGCCCAACAGAAGCAAAACCAAGTGGGATTCGTTGGCAGTGAAATTTAATAACTCTATTAAAATCATTCAATGCTCTCCTGATTCCGAAACTAGCACCTCTAGTACTTAAACTTAATGAAGCCACAGCCTTAGGCTTCTGCTCGGAATCAAAGTACAAGTAACTCGACAAAAATAAGGGGTTCCCATTAGGATTCAACCTGGAATGGTCGAATACAAACGAACCCAATTGAGATACAAAACCAAACGGATTTGTGGGTTCTTGAGTAAGAGTAGAAGATTGCATCCTCGAAGTCTTTTCTCAgttattttcttcttctttcctATTTTATCTGAATTGTTGAAGAGATCGACTAGAAGATGATTTAGTGGGGCTGAAATCGcaataatattttttagaaaaataaaatgtatataCCCTCTGTgagatatatatagatttggAAATTGGTCGGTGATTTATCTTTACCGTAATATCTCACATTACCAAATATTATGTTTTCTAAacgtgattaaatttatatatcatGAAAAAACGAGTAGTGTTTGAAAATAAAAGTGAAAAACAAACCATCTGAAGTGAGTATTTTtcgataataaataaattattatagaGTATCTCtcgtgtgagacgatctcacgaatctttatctatgagataggtcaaccctatcgatattcaaaataaaaaataatactcttagcataaaaagtaatatttttcatagatgattcaaataaaagatttgtctcacaaaatacgacacgtgagaccgtctcacacaaatttttgtcattattATAATACTGATATATTACTGAAACGTTTTAATACAATTAAAACCGTCATTATAAGTTTTTGAATttcaattatattaaatataaactAATATAGAAAAGTGAGTATCAtgttagaccgtctcacggatcctaatatgtgatacgggtcaaccttatcgatattcacaataaaaagtaatactcttagcataaaaaataatattttttcatggatgatccaaataagatatatgtctcataaatacgatccgtgatgCCGTTTCATACAATTTTTTGCCAATATAGAATATGGGTTAAAAAACCTACAAAACCGAAAAGTCAATCACAAAAAATCATATAGATCTTCTCAACGATCAATTTTGTCAAACAGATTTCATACATGTCCTGAAtcatgaaaattattttttaatacaagaaaattaattttcatCATATGTATAGATTTTATCAACCTTTCTTATACGAGACCTACTCAAAgtcaataataattttttttagtgatTATAATAACTTCCTAAAAAAGCCTAGTTAATTTAATGTTTGTCTCAATTTATGGagagaaaattaaaattgaGATGAAAAGTGAatagatatattttttttctttattatgttttcaaatgatactatatatatcatttgtaaatatttcaaaagaaaatggtAAATTTAAATCCAGataaatttaagaaattttaagatGCCTCTAGGGGTGGTGGACGGTGGTGTGCTCCACATCAGTGAAAAGGGTATTAACAAGTTTTGGGTGTGAATTCTCTGATCCAAACCTAACCAATATAGCCCACATTTACATACCAAAGTTATGATAATGACAGATGATACACAATTGGTATTTCTTGAAAATCGAAATGGATACACATTAACATCACATATAAGTAATTGATTGCTCTTAAATGCTCGCACgagcttagttcagttggtcagcagcagtAAATCTTGGAACAATGACCAATgatcgagtctcgcaagcggCAGTATGGGAGTTAAATTCTCTCTAATGAGAGGAGCTCCTTGCCTCCTTGTGCACGGCGTAGCATAAAGTCTAGTTGCTGCTGGTTGGAtgagtcaccatgatttacctTCTCTCACATTCCTGTCGGGCCGAGGGTGAGGGACgcctaaggtgagcgatttcaccttttggaaCAATTGATTGCTCTTAAATTGTATGAGTAATGTGAAATGATACCATAATTAGAATTATACATCATTATCATATGTAAAATAGAGTGAGACTGAATTTTCCAGTTTTACAGTCAACATTTGTAACAAAAACTATACAGGTGAAATTTCATGTCATACAAATCCATATTTCTTTTATTTACCAATCTCAACCGTGTTATAACATTGTACCAATAACAAAAGTTTAATCGGTAGTTAACTTAAACATGAAACCTTACAAACAGGGGATATTCACACAAGGGTCAATTATGTGGGGGCGGACATCCTATCCGCTTCAATTTgtcaataaatattattttttatgtcaaaaatatttttttactcaaTATATGATGATGTCGATCTCGTTTCATAAAAACCCTGGAGGATTACACGGAATCATAGCATaataaatttcttatttaaagtATGTTTAAGTTTCGTGGGTATTTTAAATGTTGGCAACCTAATATAATAGGCAGTGGAATCGTGATTTAGAACTATCCCAAAACGACTAAGGGAactttaaattatatttgaaattaggcAACTGGAAATAGACAAAAAcatgtgtgaaacggtctcacgtgtcgtattttgtgagacagatctcttatttgagtgatcgatgaaaaaatattactttttatgttaaaaatattactttttatggtgaatattggtagggttgatcgtctcatagataaaattTCGTGAGATCGTGTAACAAGATACTTACtcttgaaaatatatatatacacacgccATTCACATTGTAGTAAAAACATACCCTTTTTGGGGGAGCACAATTCGCACTTTATAACCTAAAATTGATTGTTTTTGGACGGTAGACAAGGACACAATAATGCCATGATTTGAATAATCAACGTTCAAGTAAGAAGaagaatgaaaaatattttctgcGTCGATCATTTTGGGTTTGTCTAATGACCAATTGACATGATTTGCAATTTATTATGTTAAGTTCGAAAATTTACTCagtttgcactagaaaataacAAATGTGGGTTTTTtataaagaaagaaaaatgaaatttgattaattagacatttttttgtttaaaaaattcaaatcatgGTTATGGACCGAATCCGTTAGTATGGAACATTCTCTTTTCCAAGTGAAATCCCCTAGTATATGAAAGAGTGAAAAAGTGCTTTCGTAGAAAAATGTATTAAAATGACACGAGTAAAATTTCTATAATAATGTACGAGAAACTGCCTAGTAATGAAAAGTGGGCGGAAAACATGACATCGACCACAAAGAGGAGATTGATGTGAACCAAAATACATCGAAGAGAACGGATTCTAAAACTGAAATTTATCATCAACACGCAAATTCTTATTAGAGCATCTCACATAataattttgtgagatggttATCCGATTCAACATGACtcgtgaatttttttaattatgtcaaaaatattatttttcgtcATATCAACTCGATATATCTCACATATCTAGATCCGTGAAACAGTTTGTTATGAGGACCCCAGTCAGtgaatatattatttatcattGTTGGATCATGTTTACATGAAAAAATTGATATAGAAGAGGTGAATATATAATTAACCGATATCTTAAAATTATACTCGCAACGCCTTAATAATTTTACTAAGCTGATTAGACTTAGCAAAGTCTAAGGATGCCATATTTTGGGCGAAGAAAAAATGTAAGGTTTGACATGATTTTGAGATGAATCAAGCATCCAAAAGTTAAAAAATCAACAGATAAAGAAAGAAATGCACGAGGTAGATAGGCAGGAGAATCATTCAAGCTTGAAATTATGGAGTGGGCCTAAACAGAAGCCCAATAATTCTTGGGCCTACGTCTTCATAGAAACAAATCAAGAGTTTGAGTTTCATACACAAGCCCATAGCCCGGTAATTAAACTGTAGGCTTAAAAATTATCTTATAGTGCAGAgagtatttttttatataatttatttgatttacatTTAAACGAggagaaaaatataattataaaaaatagtgaGAGATTACGctgtaattttgaaaaaataaataataaagagAAAAAAGACCGAAGTAGAAATTGAATATGCAACTTGATGTTTAGAAAATAAAGATTATATGCACTAAGTTATATATGAACATGAACCAAAATTTTAgtactttattaatatatataattatttaaacagaACATGACACTAAAAAATAATTACtctaaggcatagtttggtacgtatgataggataaacatgtgatatataatataaggataagttaaggataaataagatgtatgatattatatttaatgtttggtatgattttaataaaggtgattaaatttatgtattagattgtaatgacaaaattaaccttatcataataaattttataatttcaaagttattgcttgagttcatattttttatttgttcatgtgccgatagtacttgcatgatttatttttttacctaattttatatattatataatatgataattgagctctTGATTTTTTGattcaagtcaaatatcaatttttaaggttaatcgagtgatactaataattttattgagatttataaaaattatttatataattatctcgaattcatttatataattatcatattatataatatataaaaataaataaaatatttatttgattttaatttctacctactagcatagatttataaaaaaatcatttataaattgagggtaattaagtcatttgtagtgtattttatcatgaaattaaaattatcacactttctattagggatattttatccttctaaaaaattatttatcaacggcccatgatattatcatgagctttttaaaaaggtaccaaacatggataaagaggattatttatcaatccctctCTTATCCATGTACCAAACAATACCTAAGTGTATCAAACTTACTGATATAGTATAGATAGTATAGATGTACATGTATATAAGCATGATTTTCGAATTTTTGTCCAAAAAATTGAAGTAATTTGTTTTtggatatatataatatatatattgatcgaaatatatatatatatatatatgtgtgtgtgtgtgtgtgtgtgtgtgtgtgtgtgtgtgtgtgtgtgtgtgtgtgtgtgttgtgggTGTGTGGCTCATGTTTTTATTCTCTTTTAATTAGTACAGACTATACGCACAATTGTTAATGAACAAAATTGTTATCCAAAACATATAAGGAGACAGAAAAGTGCACTAAAAACCAGGGAGCTAGTAACGTAAACAAAACAATAGTACAATGCTTAAGATGTGCTTCGAGGATGaacttggacgtctgtttcACAGGATACAACCGAACAACCAGCAGTACCTTAGCACGAGGTACCACTGCGGCGAACTGAAATGTACCTGAACTTTATCACGAGACAGAGTAACGAGAAAATGAGCAGCCAGGTGAACCTTGGTGGGAAATTTTGTCTTGATCGGTCCGACATTCGACTCACCCAGGTCGCGCTCGTACGCTTGCACACAAGTCAAACTTTTTTCCACTGCAAATCCGGGCCCATGATTTGCACCCTCTGCGCCTGTGTGCACTAGAGAGAGCCTCTTGACCAATCATTATTACACCTTCATAAAATGCAACTCAATATAAGCTCACCAGTGCTATGTTTATTTTCCTATATGGGACATTTCCCACTTACCAACCATAAATTTGTCCAATTTCTCGTTCAAATGGACCAAACCCAATACACATAAGTCCAACAAAAATCGACTGAGCTTGAAGTCAATAAAATCGAGATTTGGACTCGTTAAAGCTCAACTCCCATCCAGAATCTTGAATAATTAAGAACTAATTAAATTTGACTCAGAATTAAAAAGTAGTTTCATTTGACGAAAAGTGGTATTCATTTGGAGACAAGGCATGCGCTAGATCGTAAGCTTGTCgagaataattaattaaaatctcatTGGCAGAATAATCAGGATTGAAGCTGTTTCGGAGTCAGTGAAACAGACGAGTGGTTGTATAATGATCATGATATCGATTATTTTTACCAATGATAGTTCTGTTTCCACAGTGTGTGTGTAAATAGGGTGAGTGTTGTGTGTATCAGAAAGTAGGTGTTGTgcgtaggtgttgtaacacccactTACAACATGCAGCAGAAGTTTCAGTTTACGAAGTTAACACACAACTTGAATTATACTAAAAATAAGAGAGACGAAgtataaattatgcacaagtatc
This genomic interval from Primulina eburnea isolate SZY01 chromosome 16, ASM2296580v1, whole genome shotgun sequence contains the following:
- the LOC140816983 gene encoding probable monogalactosyldiacylglycerol synthase, chloroplastic encodes the protein MQSSTLTQEPTNPFGFVSQLGSFVFDHSRLNPNGNPLFLSSYLYFDSEQKPKAVASLSLSTRGASFGIRRALNDFNRVIKFHCQRIPLGFASVGLDSAGNNGFKDDGNGVLEKSEEGSFNNVVSNSPKKVLILMSDTGGGHRASAEAIRAAFNEEFGDEYQVFITDLWTDHTPWPFNQLPKTYNFLVKHGSLWRLTYYFTAPRLIHQSNFAATGTFIAREVAKGLMKYKPDIIISVHPLMQHVPLRVLKTKGLLKKIVFTTVVTDLSTCHPTWFHKLVTRCYCPSQEVAKRAQRAGLRSSQIKVYGLPVRPSFVKPVCSKNELKKEIGLDEDLPTVLLMGGGEGMGPIESTARALGDALYDEVNGEAIGQVLVICGRNKKLANKLQSIEWKINVQVKGFVTKMEEYMGACDCIITKAGPGTIAEAMIRGLPIVLNGYIAGQEAGNVPYVVKNGCGKFSKCPKEIANIVSQWFGPKRGELIAMSQNALRLARPDAVFKIVHDLHELVRQNNKVPLYCTT
- the LOC140817119 gene encoding early nodulin-like protein 13, producing MAGCFSRAKISSVLFLSFMFLGLSEARVYLVGGKNNGWRTPSSEADSLNRWSEKSRFLIGDSLVFEYDGSKDSVLLVTKGDYLACNTSSPIESYSGGNTTVKLERSGPYYFISGEQGNCVNGQKVIVVVISERHNRFIGGSPAPSPEEGMSPAPLPTSGGEMPKGGLVVGFVVALVASL